The following is a genomic window from Danaus plexippus chromosome 28, MEX_DaPlex, whole genome shotgun sequence.
ctcattttgattttttgttagctactttttacattaaaaactaacaaacGGATCCCACACGTAAACACGTGTATAGATCCCCAATGAAAAAGGACTTTATTTATATGCCAAATGTCAACGTCAAAATACTCATGttctacaattttattttgcgctccataatatacacatacaaaataatccaAAATTGGCCTCTTTAacttttgtgtaatttttataaagccatcgtgtaaaaaatctttttttattttaataattggaagtaatttattgcgaaatattgatttatataggACGGAATCAAATTATGAACTGAGTCTAATTCAACTTCTTTTATAAgcatgaattatataaaataacaaaaatataatattagtatgataACAATATGTTgctaaaatgaatataaaatattggtatTTTGAAAAAAGGGAGATTTTTATggtcatatatttattctgtCAACTATGATATCTGTGGTTTtgtaaaattctattatacaGAAAAGATTTGTAGGTCCCGGCTCATGTGAGGttatttgttaagaaatatgaatattaacaaatatgttCATAAGCACTAATTGGAACCAATGATATAATACTTTGCATAGTAATTACAAcgtcttattaattatatttcgcTCAGGTAAGTCGGTATATCTATTGCGTCactttcatttgttttataatctgaattaaaaaaatcaaaatattcggAAGATTATATAgccttataaaaattacgtttcggattattataaaatatattgcttataTTCCTTAGAGGACTActaaatgtatacattaaaCGTATTTTGAGGAAAAGTGAGTGATTGTTGTGTTGCAGGagttaatatcaaaatgtattcAAGACTTCACAAGCTGTCGGGCTTACAAAAAAGCCTCATTATAGCCGGCCAGAGAAATTACGCTGGAGGGATTCTGAAAACGAAGAAGAATCTGTCGAGCTTGCAACCAGGAAAGGTCTACCATGGATTTATGTGCTGTGAAGTGGAACCAATAAATGAATACAACATGACCGCGTACCTATTAAGACACGAGAAAACTCAGACTGAATACCTGCATTTAGAGAGAGACGacacaaataatgttttttctgTCGGTTTCCGTACAACTCCACTAGATTCTATGGGAACTCCACACATTTTGGAGCACACGGTGTTATGTGGCTCAGAAAAGTACCCAGTCAGAGATCCCTTCTTTAAAATGCTCAACAGATCTCTAGCTACATTCATGAATGCATTGACGGGTCCCGATTATACATTTTACCCGTTTTCATCCCAAAATGAAGTTGACTATAGGAATCTGCAGAAAGTATATCTAGATGCTGTGTTTAAACCTAATCTATCTAGATTAGACTTTCTACAAGAAGGTTGGAGGTTGGAACATTCTAATCTAGATGATAAATCTTCAAATTTAGTGTTCAAAGGTGTAGtgtataatgaaatgaaaggTGCATTCTCCGAGACAAGCTCACTGTTCGGCCAAAAGTTCATTAACACAATACTGCCGCAAGGCACATATGGCTTTGTGTCTGGCGGTGACCCTTTACACATTCCGGAACTAACCCAtgaacatttgaaaaaattcCATGCCACCTACTATCACCCGAGTAATTCCAGAATATACTCCTATGGTAGTTTTCCTTTGGAACATAATctaaaatttcttaatgaGACATATCTTAGTAAATATGAGTACCTTGATCCTAGTGCTACCGTTGTTGCACCACAGGAAAGGTGGAAAATGCTCAAACGATCAAATATCCCCTGCAGATTTGACCAGTATGGTGGTCCCATAGAAAAACAGAACCAAATAGCCATGGGTATGGTTATGTCTGACATAACAGACATATATGAGACATTCATGCTGACGGCACTAGCTGAATTAATGATTATAGGTCCAAATTCAGCTTTCTATAAAAGCCTAATCGAGAAAAACATTTCCGGTGGTTACAACTCCTTGACGGGCTATGACAATCAGATACGTGATACACTATTTGTGGTCGGCTTACGTGATGTGGAAGAGTCGAAGTTTGACCTGGTTGAGAAGATTGCAAATCAGACCATACAAGATATATATGAGAAAGGCTTTGAAAAGGACCATATCGAAAGTGTACTCCACGGTTTTGAGTTGTCTATAAAGCATCAGTCGCCCAAATTTGGCCTCAATATGCTTTTCAATCTGATGCCTCTATGGAATCACAACGGGCCGATATTAAGCGctcttaaagtaaataatctaCTGGAGCAAATGAAAAAGAATCTCAAGAATCCAAATTATGTGAAGAATGTCATTGAGAAGTACTTCATCAGGAACAACCATAAGCTGATAATGACTATGACACCGGATCCTAAATTTGATGACGTTTTCAACAACGCCGAGGCAAATCTATTAAGGGCCAAAGTCAGTAAATTGACATCAGAACAGAAAGAAAGCATTTATAAAGACGGTTTAGAACTTTCCAAAGCACAGAAAGAAATACAAAACCTCGATGTCCTGCCGTGTCTGAAAATTGATGAGATAACATTGAACAAAACAGCACCTCCCTTGAAACATACGATTTCTGGGACCGTACCCTTGCAATTATGTAGGGCTAACACCAATGGTGTGACGTATTTCAAGGGTGTCCTAGGCACTGAGTGCTTGAATGAGCAGCAGAGACAGTTTTTACCATTTTTCAACTACATTTTGGACAAATTCGACACCAAGTCATATAATTACAgggattttgataaatttgtcaGCAAGTCAACTTCAGGATTATCATTCCTGACTCATATAACTGAGCACATAGACCAGAGAGAGCAGTACGAACAGGGTGTTATATTGAGCAGTCACTGCTTGGACCACAATCTACCAAAAATGCTCGACATATGGAAAGAAATATTCAGCAAACCAAACTTTTCCAACAGCGAAAGAATGACTATGCTCTTAAATAACTACGCTTCATCATTGACAAGCGGTATCATAGACAGCGGTCACACATACGCCATGCAGAGCGCCCGGTCGCTGGTGTCTCCTGTGGACGAGTGTAAGGAATGTCTGTTAGGAATCAAGCACGTCATGAATATGCAAGAAGCCCAGAAACAGTACAAGATAGAAAACGTCCAGGAGATAGTTGATCAAATCGGCAAAACTATATTACACGGCACAAATCTACGGGCAGCGTTTCATTACTCTGATGATAATGTACAAAGCACTATTGAACAGTTCTGCACGGATTTGTGTAAAGACGATCAGTCGGATGTCAATAGGATAAATTGGACGGATTGCAAGGCACCGAAGAAACAGAATCGAGGGGTTCACATAGCCATGAACATTCCTGTAAATTTCTGCTCCAAGGTCATACCGACAGTACCATACACTGACCCCGATTACCCTAAACTGAGGGTATTATCCAGATTTATAACGTCGAAATACCTACATCCCATAGTCCGCGAACAAAACGGCGCTTACGGCGGCGGTGCAATGTTAACTATCGATGGGATATTCAATTTCTACTCATACAGAGACCCAAATTCAAGAGTCACTTTGGATGTGTTCGACGATACAACCAATTGGATGTCCAAAAATAAGGACTTGGTTGATGACCAGAATCTGTTTGAAGCTAAGCTGTCCATACTTCAACAAATGGATCAACCGATAGCTGAATATATGAGAGGAATTGAGCTGTTCCTGTACGGGCTGTCATATGATATTTGGCAGACACAAAGGGAACGAGTGCTAGCTGTCACCAAGGAAGATCTCGTAGAAGTCTGCCAGAAGTATCTGAAAGGAGACGAGTGGTCCGGGAAATGTGTGATTGGTAACGGTGCAAACCAGCAAATTAAAAAGGATAGTGAAAACTGGGACACAATTAATGGACCACAAGATTGACTTGATGGTTAAGACTTCtgttaaatgtaactaagttCTGTAAGCCAAATGTACTTTATAGAAGACTagattataatagttttcattacactgaattgttgatttattagaatattaggGCATGTTGTATTAGGTATTGTTTTGCAATACAAACACACATAAGAAatacaatagaaatatatatatatatatattgtatttattacagaatataataaacatataaagaccttttttgtatttgatttttatattatttattcccattttgacatatttatcaaaatattgttgaaCAATTACTTTGACAGTCAAGTTAAGTATGTCTGGAGTCTAGATGTAAAGTTTACATTGAAAAAAACTCAATAGTTATTCATTGGGTCTgttcaaaaacatatttttatttatatatacatttacatatatatacatatccataaattttctgttgtaaatgaaatatatataaaatcgtaaAAATTACCCTCAAACAGACTCGGTTTTGgtaaatatttctcttaaatgaaaacatttacaCCACACATATATTTCTTCTACGATATTGATAAACAATTTTCCTTTCAGATATGGCATTACCAGTAAAATTCGAAGAACCGATTGATTACTTCACAAAATGTCTGCAGTGTTTTAAGGAAtatcagtatttatttaaattcccaAACACAGATCTATTGACAGAAAATGTCTTGGATTATATACAGgttgatgaaataaatgagCTTACTATTAACAAGAGCTGTGACCTTAGATATACAGGCTGCAATTATTTGGACATATTTTTTGAGAAATTTGATGATTTGAAATCTGAATATACTACAATTAACTACACGGATTTAGATTTCTTGTTAAATGTACCTCTAAGTCCTAAAAAGAAACAcgaaattacatatttagcGAAAGAAATAAAGGATTTTTGTGAGGAAATTGATTGCGAGACTGTTGTCGATTTCGGTTCCGGGCTGGTAAGCgcaatgattaataaaaaaaattgaataagtgacgaatttttataatattgatgtagttgttttttaacataattctttatcgaattaaaatattatataaagtaaaacacTTATTCTTTTAGGGTTATTTAGATCAACAATTATACGAAACGACAAATCTCAATGTTCTGGGATTAGAGtgtaatgaaaacaattacGTTGCAGCAAAACGTCGTCAAAGAAAATACCACATAAATTCACTTGCAcgagttaaatatataaaacatacgataaatgaaaattctgtaaataatatagaagaaTACTTGTGTGATAAATTCCTAAATTGTGATGGTTTTTGCATAACCGGACTCCACGCATGTGCAGATTTGACAATAGATgccattaatatatttttaaattcaaaaacagcAAACGGTTTAGTCATTATGTCTTGCTGTTATCATAGAATGATAT
Proteins encoded in this region:
- the LOC116776167 gene encoding presequence protease, mitochondrial, whose translation is MYSRLHKLSGLQKSLIIAGQRNYAGGILKTKKNLSSLQPGKVYHGFMCCEVEPINEYNMTAYLLRHEKTQTEYLHLERDDTNNVFSVGFRTTPLDSMGTPHILEHTVLCGSEKYPVRDPFFKMLNRSLATFMNALTGPDYTFYPFSSQNEVDYRNLQKVYLDAVFKPNLSRLDFLQEGWRLEHSNLDDKSSNLVFKGVVYNEMKGAFSETSSLFGQKFINTILPQGTYGFVSGGDPLHIPELTHEHLKKFHATYYHPSNSRIYSYGSFPLEHNLKFLNETYLSKYEYLDPSATVVAPQERWKMLKRSNIPCRFDQYGGPIEKQNQIAMGMVMSDITDIYETFMLTALAELMIIGPNSAFYKSLIEKNISGGYNSLTGYDNQIRDTLFVVGLRDVEESKFDLVEKIANQTIQDIYEKGFEKDHIESVLHGFELSIKHQSPKFGLNMLFNLMPLWNHNGPILSALKVNNLLEQMKKNLKNPNYVKNVIEKYFIRNNHKLIMTMTPDPKFDDVFNNAEANLLRAKVSKLTSEQKESIYKDGLELSKAQKEIQNLDVLPCLKIDEITLNKTAPPLKHTISGTVPLQLCRANTNGVTYFKGVLGTECLNEQQRQFLPFFNYILDKFDTKSYNYRDFDKFVSKSTSGLSFLTHITEHIDQREQYEQGVILSSHCLDHNLPKMLDIWKEIFSKPNFSNSERMTMLLNNYASSLTSGIIDSGHTYAMQSARSLVSPVDECKECLLGIKHVMNMQEAQKQYKIENVQEIVDQIGKTILHGTNLRAAFHYSDDNVQSTIEQFCTDLCKDDQSDVNRINWTDCKAPKKQNRGVHIAMNIPVNFCSKVIPTVPYTDPDYPKLRVLSRFITSKYLHPIVREQNGAYGGGAMLTIDGIFNFYSYRDPNSRVTLDVFDDTTNWMSKNKDLVDDQNLFEAKLSILQQMDQPIAEYMRGIELFLYGLSYDIWQTQRERVLAVTKEDLVEVCQKYLKGDEWSGKCVIGNGANQQIKKDSENWDTINGPQD